Genomic DNA from Brachionichthys hirsutus isolate HB-005 unplaced genomic scaffold, CSIRO-AGI_Bhir_v1 contig_987, whole genome shotgun sequence:
ACTGTCATTTTGCAACAGTTTCCCAATGAcagagggctttttttttttcttgcttcctTTGTATGTTTCTTGTTCACTAATAACATATTATAAGCACTACCTGCAACACCATTATTTGACATGACTATACTCTACATGCAGGTGACGATAGAGAGAACAgcttattttgtcttttgtaaAAACAATAGGTTATgggatgtgttgttgttggtcCAGCAGAACACAAACTTATTTCTTGATCTCTTCTTCTTGCATTCTGGAAAAACAATGatggctttttgttttattttacattgtaatTATTGCTGGAGTATCCTCCCCTGCTAGTGCCCCCTATTGTTGTTAAAGGAAACAGCCTGACTATGAATGTGTGCACTCAAAGTCTTTTAAGATGAGTTCCTCCAAACAAGTCATTCTTTGTCCGAAGTGATGTGGGAATTTGAGTTTGTCTCAATGTTTAGGGAAAACATTTTGCTGCCAAAGGAATTTTTGTGAAAACAAGGCTCATTGACTTTTTGTTGCATTCTACATTGCTTCATGATAACTCACAGCAcatctgttctgctttcctCTGCTCTCGTCTCCAAGGCAGTCTTACCACATAAAAATCACAcaggaaggaaaataaacattacTCAAGggcttgggtttttttttggcttgtttgtttgtttctgtttgtgcattTATGTAAATCACATGTCTATCTGTGTATGATGTCCCTTCATGCCATTGGAGAGCGAGTCATGGCACACACACGGCTGCAGCTAATCCATACAGGGAATAGTTGCTTTAGACTAGAGTCACTGACTTGTTTGCTATAAATGCTGAATTTATGGCAGAAGGATCAGGGCAGCCAGAGAACTCCTAATCAACGGCTTAAATCTCTGCCAAACGTCACATGTGCTCACTCCTGGCTTAATGTCTGGGATGGCACTGTAAACAAAcggtgtgtagatgtgtgtgtgtgttttagacatATACAAATAGGATGCTGTGTATTTAACACTAGTATGTTATATTTCAAAGAGAGacatgtttgcttttctttatcaTTTACAGAAACAAACATGACCGGCTAGCTTTCAGGATTTAATATTTTTCTTCACCACTGCACATTGAAATTGAGGCCCTGACAGTGTGAGGCCTCAGCAGAGTTGGGGCCTCTACTTTGGAGGTGACATCAAACATGCAACCTCTGATCCCAGGGCTGACTGCTGCCGCCAGTTTGGATACCAGTGCTTACTGATGGACAGATCCTTtttctgtcaacaccttcaagGCCCTGGAAACATCTGGAAGGGCTGCATGGCAGCAATAGTATAGACTTTGTGAATGCATTTGTGCCTGAATAGCGGCGTAGATTTGTGGTTGATTGTAAATGCCTAAGATTGTTCTTGTGGTTCTAAAAGGCCATAAATGTTCTCTGATTCAGAGAACATCTCACTTTGTGAGCACAATTGTGCGTCCGTGACGTTTTGAGTTGTTGTTCACCTACCCCCTGGTCAGGCATGGCATACTGTGAATTCATTTGTCCAATTACAATGAAATTACTAATTACAGACTAATTTGTGCCAGGAAAAGGGATGACGGTTGTAAAACAGGCAGAGGAAGATAAAAGAAAAGCTACAAATGAATATCTATGAACAAAGGAACTTTGAACAAGCATGTGTAGTAAGCTTAGTGAAGTCTGCTCCAGCCAACAATACAGGAATCTTCCGTGACTTTGAGCAAAGTGCTTCTCTTCTGCGCTTACTTGAGGTGTCGTAGGTTTTGAAAAAGTATAAACCCTAATTATGAATAATTTTTCACCATATAACTCCTTCTACGTCACTTCCTTCTCAAACTACACCCTGTCTGACCTGCAATGTGATATATTTCACTACAATATGGGCTTGCTTTTGGCATGTGGTCCCATTTGTTCCTCCAAGGGAGAAAATACCAAactaatttaaaaaatgctaaGTGCaattcaaattttttttttcacacaacCAAATGCAAATACAGCATTTAGTATGAACATATCCAGTAAAGATAGCGACAGAcagcaaataaaacaattaatgataaatgcagtagtttttgtttttgtaaaatttgttttataaaaaaatcctgaaatgaatttgttttccTTGGTAGAAATTGTGAATAATGAAAGAGAGTTAGAAACCTCTCCTTATAGAGCGCTCGCAGCAAACAGTGCCACCAATTTGACTACAAACATAGTATGAATCAGAAATACACCAGGATTTGGTGTGACGACTGCATTTAACTTATGAATCTCGTAAAGGGTCAAAGGAGATTTCATTTGCCTCTCAATGATAAATTAGAAGCAGATCTCCTGCTGAAAACATGGCGTGAAAAAGACTAAATGGAAAGAAAGGCAGTGCAGCGAGGAGAAACGCAAAATTCTGTTTTGCTGAGGAGTTTAGTTTAAATGTACATCACACAAAATCCATTCTCATAtaacatgcacacagagagcaagagagagagtcTAACATTAACACCAGGTAGTCAGTAATCCAGTCATACACATGATCTGTGCCCTTTCAGAGGAAGTGCCCTGTGAAGGGTTCCCATCTCAGGACTTCATTAAGATTGAATGAGCACACAAATAGCACACACATGGTAAAACCAAAATGAGGGGATTATGTAAATGAGAAGGAACGCAGCCTAATGTGTATAGCACGAGTAGTGCGGTtggcaggagctaacgtagcattgccagtttctctcTTGTGCCGTCCCAAGtctggataaatgcagagggttgcgtcaggagtggcatccggcataaaaatgtgacaaatttaacatgcaaatcaatgtaaataagaaagtATACCTGATCggccgaggcccgggttaacaacgctaCGGGACACTGCTGGACATTGTGTCTTAGTGTGTCTAGTCCAGATAATGCAGTTTAATAGTTTTTGCATTTAGTAATTGGGCAAATGCATGTTATATACGGGTGCTGGAGATGAATTAACTTATAAGGAATCATATTGAAACCCTCCTAAATCTCTCCTGACCtaaacaaccacacacagaaTATCAGGATCACACACATGACTTGCTGTTGGCTCACCTATACGACTTGAGAGCTCATCGGTTTTTAAGATGTTGCCCTTTTGAGTTGCTTGAAATGTAATAAACTTTAGAGTAAAGCAAATGGGGATGTATTTATTATGGTTATGCATAATGGTTATAATGCAGGCACAGAATATTATTGTGTTTTGCTCTAAATAACATCAGATTTTTAAACATGAGGCTGACATTGAAATGTCTCTTTAGTGGTTTGGGATTTTTCTGATTTGAAGTCAGATGACAGTGTTCCTGACACACTTCCAGGTCGGTCTCAAGATGAACTTTGATAATCTAAACATTTATTTGAGCTCGATGTCCTGTTTAATGCTGCTGGAAAGAGACAACACATGCGAGAAGAACACACTCTAAAGCTGCAATATGCAAATTGTTGCCTCAAGGCAGCACATGAAAAGAGTACCATTAGCCCCATTTCCATTCCCTTCAGCTGAGCAAGTTCAACCTCCAGTGCTTATCACTCATTTTTATTAGTTGTCTACCAGGAAACGCGACCGAGCCTGAGGCTCAGCTAACTGGTGTCCATATGCCCAGAGCAGCTGTTGAAAAGGTCATGAAAGCAGACAGATAAAACAAGTTGGCGTTCAGCCTTGTTTTGAAATTCACCGGCTCGCCTTCAGGGTTAACTaactccttcttcttcttcagggtAACTCTGCTCAGAAGCTTCATCCTGACTGCCACTCTGAAGAATATGTAATTAATAGTAATCatattaaaatatgcattagAAAGTGGCCAGTGACCACTCCAACAAATGATCATGTAAACTGATTAGTGCCAAACTAATTAATCGttgtcattttaatcattgattACGATATTAGCTATTGTTTTAGTAGATGTTAGATGCAGttgatggacaaataaaaatatatatttttctttccaaaGATGACAAGTGTAATTAGTATAATGTGGAAGAACTGCtataataaagaaaacataagaaaccaccaaggcaatcactCCCCAGTAGCATTctctttatgaatgctaatgcggACCGGCAGCCATGAAATCGCACTAATGAACCCTCAGGAGTCATTAGCTTTATTTCATCTCTGAACAGAAAATCTAACTTAAATATTGGCAAAATTTGTGATAAGACACAAACTCGGTAATGGCTGTATTACAAAAGGGTTCTTCTGGCACCAAAATCACTGAACACACTATGAAAGTATAAAAGTGAATTGTTATTTCCCCCAACAGTTtcattgcatttgtttttgcatgacAGTTTCCCCCCTTTACATGCATCCATGACAACCTGTTTTCCTTTATCCATTCGAATAGACCGGGCAAACACCATaccttaattaaaatgtttgcatttatcTGGATGACAGCTGGATTCTATTTTGAATGCACAAATAATTTGTACATTGTACTTGAGTTTGTTTACATCCCGCTCTCTTTTCTGTTCCCTCTGTTTATATGTCTGAACATTAATATATCTACTTTATCTTTCCGATTCTTTCTCCCTGTCATGCTTGCCTTGTTTCTATGCTCTGTTTCTAGGTGTCCTTGAAAAAACAGTGGAGGGGGAAGCCGCCGCTCTCATCAAGGCGAAGACACTTTACAAGTCCTGTACCAATGAGAGTACGTCAGCAGGAATCAGATGTCAACACAGACTATTCCTTTCGTAAATGATATTGCCCTCACGTGAAACTTTTTCTTATGTTGTTCAGCTTGTTCAATTGAGTTTCGTTCTTTACCAAACTAGCTATGTAAACTGCTGTTGCAATTGTAAATATTAGTTTTAAAAGCAATGATTTCGGTTTTTCATCGTCATAGATTATGTGATACAATGATGACTTTCTTTAAAAAGGTTGAAATGCCTCATAAAAACCCTCATATGTGTCCAAATTTGCATAGATTTGTTATTCTTGATGAGAAGCACAACTTATGAATAAAACCAAGGatttttttcctgccttttaaattcattttctgAAAACAGACCGTTGTAAAATAAAGgtccattcatttttaaatgctgactGTTTTCTTGTATGCTCTATTCAAGGTTTGATAGAGCGCAGGGGAGGGGCTCCTTTGCTCGACGTGCTGCCCGACCTGTTTGAATGGCCCATAGCTGTGGACAACTGGGAGGCCAATTATAGTAAAGTAGTATTTTCCATGTTCACACTTCAGATGTTGTGCAGGAAAGTCAGCTTTTCTCAGCTGCACTTCCACCTCTGTTCTTAGGCACGGCATGGAGATTGGAGGACATCGTCGCCAGGCTGAATGAAAAATATGGAACTCATCTCTTGGTTAACTTTTTTGTCGGCACCGATGACAGGAACTCCAACGCACACATCATTCATGTAGGTCTACAGCCGTTGTTGAAAAGTCCTTTATGCTTTAAAGACTGACAGTGACATGGACAATCATTTCATATCCATTCAGCTTGAAAATGCGCCACCCACCAATTCCCTCAAATCTGATTTCTTTGGCAGTTTGACCAGCAGACAAGCCTCGGCCTCTTGTCCAGAGATTACTATACGTGCACAGGACCCTACGTGGAGGTAGGCTTATGTTTACAGGTGTTCATAAAGACTAGTGCCATTGAGTCTGGACTCCATATTCTCTGGACTTTATTTCAGGAACTATGATcttatttaactttttattttatgtgtatgTATACATTTACTTGCAAATTTTGCATGTGATAAATTCAGAAAATGTACTCCAATGCAGCAAGTAATGATTAAAATCAGAGGAGGAACAATCTAGACCAGATGTGTCTGACCAGAACAGAGCCTactctggttttattttacattgtacTATGAGCTCTTGAATAATATTCAGAAAGCAGCTCTCAAACGAACTCCGCTTGAGGCAGGCAACGCATATgcgggtgtgtgtttctgtgtgtaagTCCATGCTTGTTTCTGTCATTGGTTCAATTCAAACCAATGacctcctttccttcctgctgaaaTAAGTTCAGATGCAGATACTACAGATGCCCTTATGTCTGACAGGCATGTCGGGCCTATGAGCAGTTCATGATCGACCTGGCTAAGCTGATCCGCACTGACCGGGGACTCGCTGTCAATGACACCCGCATCAGAGAGGAGGCGACACGAGTTATGGAGCTGGAGAGGGACATTGCCAATGTAAGGCCTTTGGAAGAGACCCTCAATAGTTGGTTGGATCTAAACAGATTATCTTGCATCACTGTGTTATACTAAGTAAACCATGTTTTTTCAGAAGCAATGCATGTTTTATCTATCATCTCAGCTTTACGAAAGACCAGTTTGTGAAGAATCAGCTTCTGATAGTTTGTTGCTCAATTCTCTGTGGCTTCAGTCAGTGGGCAGCCTAGCCTAATCCATACACAAGTGTTCCACTGTCcacatttgtcattttgctgGTCGTCTCTGCTCACCGCAGATGCTTGACTTGCCTTccactcagctgctgctggcgcTTTACAAATTTGCCAATGCTCAAGCTCTGACATTCAGAAACCTAAAACTGTGTTGCTGCTGGGCCTGCATTGCAAAGTCAATGAATGTGTCAGAAAACAAGAGATTTATGTTTTCACAGCTTTCGTGAATTTCAGCTTCTCTGTTGCACTTTCCAAGGCTACTGATACCCAAGAGGACCGCAGCAACCCAGTCTTGCTTTACAACAAGATGGAACTGGGTGATCTTAACGCCAACTTTAGCCTTGAGGTTGACTCAAAGGTAAAAATATGTTGTAGCtaccagaatgttttttttctgtgcccttgctaagtttttttttatatattctttCGCTCTGCCTTTGGTTTTGTCCTAAAGGTATTTGACTGGAGTTATTTCACCGCTAAGATAATGGATACAGTCAACATCAGTGTTCCTGACACAGAAAAGGTCATAAACTATTCTCCCAACTACTACAAGAGGCTTAACCTTGTCTTGACTAGATACACAAAGAGGTTTGTTTGTATGggtctcattttgtttgtgtataATTGCCTGCTGACTTTCTAATGTGTTTTTGAGAGTGTACCCCATGCAAACCAAAATACCCTGTCTATCATTATAGTGAAGCTTTTTTGTGAGCACAATAGAGCGATTTATCATGCTTCCTCTCCTCACAGGGATCTGCAGAACTACATGATGTGGCGTTTTGCTATGCATATGGTTGTGGGTTTGAGTAGAGCTTACAGGGACACCTGGAAAGCTTTCCGCAAGGTACGTTATACAATATTGAACTTTTATTAAGTATTCCAAAAACTTGATAATATATTCAATACCGAAACAtgaccaaaaataaattaaatgaggaTTAATAAAAACGTGCACCCATAGCAGCTGATAAACCATGCATGTTAGAGTTAAACAAGTCTACGCCTTCTACCTGCAGGCTCTGACTGGCACAACATCAGAGACAGCAGTGTGGAGACAGTGTGCACTTTATGTCAACAACAATATGGACAATGCTGTAGGGCGACTGTATGTGCAAGAGGCCTTCTCTGAAAAGAGCAAAGAACTGGTCAGTGACTGGATTATTCCTTCTTTTCCATTGTTGAATTATTAGATTATCTCCCCCCTGTGTTACCCTTTTATCTTGCATCTCTACCAcagtaaattatttttcaaaagTACCCAGTGCAAAGTGCCAAGCACATTGTCTTTGTTATCATGGCCACACCTCTTATACTGGAAACCTCAACTATATGGACATATATGTGTGAGGAGGATTTGGGATctgccaatgtgtgtgtgtacaaaccTGAATATGCCACACATTGAAAGTCACCTTCTCAATTTTCACCCACTTAAGCatatgtctctgtgtgcatgatgcTGTGAGTGATAAATCAAAATATCAATACCATATTCACCAATACACGTTCATATATATAGTGTTTGTGTCAGCCTGCAGGGTTGACCTGTAACTGACACATGGATTACTGCACACCTTATTTACCAGCTGTCTCTCAGCCACAGATATATTTAGAGGGTGGTATGCAACTACCGCAAGTACATTTCAAGAAGTGCTGTTTATGAGTTGCATTTGCTCTTTAATGTATACTGCTTAATACTTACAGAGCAGGGGCTCACTTTAATCAATTAattttgtattgattaaatCACCCAAGTGCAATAAAATGAGACCAATTATATTAGTGGTGTAcaactttaattaattaattctaataatatataataattctGGTTGTAAAAATGTATGTGTTTAGCATGTATGAATAATCTGACAAAATTAACAGTGTTGTGCAAAAAatttaaattattcaaataacATATTTGAATCCCAATTTCTTATGTTGAATTTAAATTTAGCCTgaaaaaacttccacatttaaATCCCAAGTTATGTTAGCATATTCCAGTGGTGATCTGTCTACCCTATGAAGTAACAGAAGGCTTATAGCATCATATCAACGTAGCCTTTGCTTTGCATCAACCATTACAGTCTGAGTCTCCATTTGTTGGCTTTAGTCAAGTTCCAAAACAAATTGTGAGACATTCTAAACAATCCTGCAAACACCTGAGAGCTGAAAGTTCATGTTCAAGGGAAGGCATCACTCTTCCAGGGAGTACCCACGTGTTGGAATTCAACTCTCGACTCAATGCTGGCACAGCAAAAACACTATTACGCTCACGTCAGCAATATGAATTTAGAGGCACTGCTAGAGCCATGCATGTAATATGATATGCCTACTCTCTgagaaatataattattatattcgTCACTTATTACTGAATTTATGTCTCATTCAGTAttaatcacaataaaataattgattgattacattttaataaaactTTTAATCATAAAAACTTATCACGCATGAACTTATTATCTACAAAATGTCAGTGTCTCTTACAGTGCCTTCTTAAAATGGAAACATGTGATAATCTGTTTTCAGAGAGTACTGCAtgacactttgacattttgtagATAataagtatttgtatttgttctaGATATCTTATGATGAGCACATAACATAATGACCTTTACTTGTTTAATAACCAGAGAGATGgagtgcattattattattattattatgcatccTGTAACTATAGATTCCAATGCATGCAacagcaaaaactaaattgcaCATACGTGTCGATACCGTATGTTGAGAGATTGTTGGAAAAGCTCGATCATTTTTGGTTTCTGCTGGCTTGTGGTAAACCACTATGCATTGTCCAAGTGGTCGTGCATTGTGTTTGTGAGGGATCTGCTGATATTTGGAGTCACTGGAATGCCTCCGTCAGCTTGCTGTGCTCACAAAGTACAACTGTGGTGAGACAGATCTCGACCATGACCTTCACtgtcattttgttgttgttgtacttttctcttttgttttcagtCTTAACTTAACTcaattttctctttctgttttttctcttgtttgttttttggaagaCAGAGTTTTGCTTTTTACTGTCAGATTACGCGGGTGCAATACATGGTTCCCACAGCATCATGCTGTTGTTGTGGCGGCTGTCAGTCTGACTGTGTTTTAGGTGGAGTCTTGTAAGTGCTGTAACTCAAGACCAATAGATTATAGATACACATGTTCCCACTCAGCTTTTGATGTACATTTTAAAGCACAATGTTCTGCGATCTTTCTTTCAAAAGTAGAAAATCCCACCATTTTGATTCAACTTCCATAATGTCCCTCTGCCAGTATGGAATGGAATAGAATATAATCTATTATTGCATCCATCAACATTGTCACCAACATTTATAGTGAAAATATGTTTAGCAGCTCCACATGGCAGCAATTTATTAAGGTACTGCACTTGTTTGCTTAATACTGCTACTTACATATTATGTTGCTGCTTTTAGTAGCACAAAATTGAACTCCAAACTGTGGCCTATATCTTTAGGTGTACTTGAATATTTAAGGGTCTTAAGATGCAGAATGTGAATCATTACAGTATCAAAAATATATCTGAAATGTTGCAACCAGTACAGCCGACACAGAGAATTTTGATGAGCGAAGTAGAAATGTTCTCAAAACCTTTCATAGGCTTCCACATTTCGATCCTCATTTTCAGTCTAAAAAACAATATGTTATTCTGTCTGGCATTGGCTCAGTTACTTaagaaataataatatgatATGATGTTCCTGTTTATGTTCCATCTGTTAAATGAATCAGATCACTTGTAGATAATATTACCTGAGGTCACCAGACTCAGGGGACTGTGACCCCCTCAGTGCTTCTACAATGTCACAGAGCATATGTTGATATGTGATATGTGTAATGATGAGGCCTGGCACACGGAAGTGTGTTTTGATGACTGTGCTGCACAATATCTTGCAACATTTTTGCGTGAATGCTTTGAACTGGATCCTCTTTGAAAACCTTGTGAGAAAAACTCAAAATCTATAGACTGACAGCCTGTCAGCGTTTCTGAGTTATGTTTGACTGAATTTCTTCTTAtcatgcgttggtgtgtgtgtgtgtgggcatcaGATGGAGGAGATGATTAAAGACATTCGGGAAGTGTTTATTAGTAACCTTGATGAACTGACCTGGATGGATGTACAGGCCAAGAAAGCTGCCGAGGAGAAGGTATTGAGGATGATACATTTTATAACTCATCAACTCATCTTCTGTTCTTTGGGATATCTTATCTTATTAATCTTCTCTTCTACTGTCTTGCAGGCCCAAGCTATTCGGCAAAGGATTGGCTATTCTAATGACATCATGGATGATGAATACCTTAACAAAGAATACAAAGATGTGAGtgtctgaagaagaaaaaaagcaattatgaatgtttttcttctttcactgAATTCGTGACAGTAGCGGAATGCGGAGTGGGTTCATTGAAGCTGCATAGCAGTGCTATCAACACGTCTTTGCGAAAGATTCCCTTTCATGAGTTTTTCTGGCACATATATGAACGAGTGTTGATCGCGCTTCTTAATCTtggttttctctctcctctgcctGTGCGTTGGTGTTAGCTACTCTACAGTTCAGAGGAGTACTTTGAAAACGTCTTACAAAACCTGGAGCATGTTCAGAAGAAACGGCTGCGGAAACTCAGAGTCAAAGTCAACAAAGAGGAGTAAGACTCCCCATGGAGGACAGAATTCAATAATTGCTGGGCTGATATGTTTATTCAAGATTGGATATGAATAGTGAAGTATTTaaatcagcaaaaataaatgactttttcCACGTATTGCGCTTCCGAATGACACGGCAGCTTGCATTCAGCATAGTGCATTCAGAATCTCCTTCACAAACTCCTACTGGCAGACACAGCATTCCATTAAACACAGCGGGAAGGCTAATTTTAGATTGTTGTTATTTACCAGGGGTTGGTTTTGATATCTATCATTGAATTTGATTTGTGTGCACCATCGTCCCCTTTGTAGTCGCATTTTTAAATCCACTCTGGTTGTCTCCAGGTGGGTAACTGGAGCAGCTGTTGTTAATGCCTTCTACTCAACCAGCAAAAACCAAATAggtatttttgttgtttctttttttcaaacgCATATGCAAAAGCAGACTAACTTCTAATATCACACGATAACTTCAATATGGACAATTTATGACATCTGTACCTATTAACCCCCCTTTGATGCTAGTGTTCCCAGCAGGAATTCTCCAACCGCCTTTCTTCAGTAAAGGCCAGGCTAAATCTCTCAGCTACGGTGGGATCGGCATGGTAATAGGTCACGAGATCACACATGGCTTTGATGATAATGGTGAGATTTTCCACATTTTTGCCACTTTAACAGATTACACATATTTGGGTTGAAAGATCTCCCTTTCTGCAACTGGTATCACGTTCACTTCAACTCACAGTACtcattttcattacattttgtgaaatgaaaatgtttaatctAACAGACGTCTGCAACCcagaaagaaaatagaaatcaCAACACACAAGAAGTGTTCCATTAAATGGTGATAGTTTAGccacaatgttgttgtttttttctcattcattaAAGATATGCAGCCGTCATTTCATGCATTTGTTTCCTTGTTTAAGGCCGTAACTATAATAAGGATGGTGATCTGAAGGATTGGTGGACGCCAGACTCCACTCGGAGGTTCCTGGAGCTGTCAAAATGCATTGTCAATCAATATAGCAACTTCTCATGGAACCTGGCCAATGGACTACATGTACGTTGTCCTCGTGGATTTGGCTTTCACCATTTTGTCCTAATTTTTTGTAAAGGTTTTACAGAATTTACAGCAGCAACTCAATTATCACGACTGACCTTGctatttgtctctttgtttgtttttgttacttttACCATCCTTTTATAGTTAAACGGTAATAGCACCCTCGGGGAAAACATTGCTGACAACGGAGGGATACGGCAGGCGTATCAGGTAATgaacctgaaaacaaaaacatacagcCCTATTTAAGAGCCCTGTTTTAAAAATGAGAAAGATGCTATTCAATCTGTGGTTTGTATCATTGTCAACCTACTAAcattaatataaaacaagaaagaacttcacacaaaaaacatatatatataggataAACAGGATAAGGTTTGGGCTGAGGTGAACCAATATTTACAATTCACTGCATTTATTTACATAATCATTGTCAATGCAAGAAATCCTCTTTGAGCTCCTCCTTTTCAATCTAGTCACAATCAATGTAAAGGTTTACAAGCAATGAAAAACGTCTAATGAAGAAAGCTTAGCTAAAGGACCAATTCATCATTTATTATTCTCCTTCACTGAGGTCAATGACTGATACAGAGCAGTTACCGTATTATGAGGTCTTCAAACCACAGCTATGAAATATCGGATAGTGGTCGAGTATAGTAATGCATTATgtaatgatttaaaaatatatttcaaagtAGTGTTTGGATATAAATGTCAATGTTTGTCTTTTAGGCCTATACGAATTATGTGAAGGTGAACGGTGAGGAACCAGCCATGCCTGGCATTGACCTTTCCCATGACCAGCTCTTCTTCCTAAATTTTGCTCAGGTATAGAatgagatgatggatggatggatgatggatggatggtccgCCCGTCTGGCCATAACAGTCTATGCAGTGTAATCTA
This window encodes:
- the LOC137913659 gene encoding neprilysin-like is translated as MPIYTIDRKFTDGSVELIQPAVEGGDLTMTETNTPKSAKKPRWTSLEIGLIAIVSLLFIVIVALIIIFTTQKTDEICTTADCTQSASRLIENMDATVNPCEDFYQYACGGWLRKNIIPETSSQYSTFDILRDELEVVLKGVLEKTVEGEAAALIKAKTLYKSCTNESLIERRGGAPLLDVLPDLFEWPIAVDNWEANYSTAWRLEDIVARLNEKYGTHLLVNFFVGTDDRNSNAHIIHFDQQTSLGLLSRDYYTCTGPYVEACRAYEQFMIDLAKLIRTDRGLAVNDTRIREEATRVMELERDIANATDTQEDRSNPVLLYNKMELGDLNANFSLEVDSKVFDWSYFTAKIMDTVNISVPDTEKVINYSPNYYKRLNLVLTRYTKRDLQNYMMWRFAMHMVVGLSRAYRDTWKAFRKALTGTTSETAVWRQCALYVNNNMDNAVGRLYVQEAFSEKSKELMEEMIKDIREVFISNLDELTWMDVQAKKAAEEKAQAIRQRIGYSNDIMDDEYLNKEYKDLLYSSEEYFENVLQNLEHVQKKRLRKLRVKVNKEEWVTGAAVVNAFYSTSKNQIVFPAGILQPPFFSKGQAKSLSYGGIGMVIGHEITHGFDDNGRNYNKDGDLKDWWTPDSTRRFLELSKCIVNQYSNFSWNLANGLHLNGNSTLGENIADNGGIRQAYQAYTNYVKVNGEEPAMPGIDLSHDQLFFLNFAQVWCGTHRPEQAVNAIKVDVHSPGKFRVLGSLQNFPEFAKAFNCNKSSYMVPENICRVW